The following are encoded in a window of Bacillus sp. es.036 genomic DNA:
- a CDS encoding ATP-binding protein has product MNRQWKSSLSRQFVWFMSGFLFLILIAAAGLGLYSQSIEAKYEEKVVDLRQKQQYAVELEDSLNDMFFEARGYLGFRLEEPFLRNYVTQKNMIANKIKQLEPELESRGEKEYISDLQGELVNYYNLFEDAKIQVASDNTEGLQNLSQDQGGSNLVYDLRAQTRDLVSDVESEIYATEQDLVDRLSNLQMLFVSFVIFLLLIATILAGIMARRIGKPLQELALASSQVSSGENVEMPHVRRSDELGELARSFNLMVKNIQQNERALITSNDALVEQSEELKGSKFTLEQNVKAMNVQKKVLEHRNELNRSLASTLTKSELLQSIITNMIHILNSDKGIIVMLNQGKDYASLGVSQEKVHEWIDHLIDGPGVKAIEQKKFHTVQRQASIGEAGYHGVEEISNDIYIPVLSDNEPVALLCITRIGGEFTTDEVTELSDLSRQISLALDKLRLYETTENERQINREILNTIREGIQLVDREGTTRAVNDQMCTMLDACFPDGANEKPFTEWSSKFLMQVDLNDRDAVNSYVQDVIAGVKPKQSELIYQTNTEPSLFIQMYYEHLYTDGKFIGSIFVHRDITREHEVDEMKNEFVSTVSHELRTPLSSVLGFTELMLSKELKPDKQKKYLNTIYKEAKRLTSLINDFLDIQRMEAGKQNYDKTRIDLKEMIEEVLDSYRDHSKLHSFTIEDLADKHEIIGDGDKIKQVFNNFVSNAVKYSPEGGTILTRFRVENDELYVDIRDEGLGIPQDALSKLFTKFFRVDNSDRRQIGGTGLGLAISKEIMTAHNGDVLVTSELGKGSTFTLVFPLGIEKQSVDSKSGELQDSGVLIVEDDESLALLLMEEITGNGFAVRHCRSGEDAIELLEQMTPEGIVLDIMLDGRMSGWDVLKTVKETERTKNIPIFVSTVSEEKQRGFELGAKDYLIKPYPPKNLTKSLIKSLVNKNNNGKILVPDYSIEDKEEGLSD; this is encoded by the coding sequence GTGAATAGACAATGGAAAAGTAGTTTATCTCGACAATTTGTCTGGTTTATGAGTGGATTTTTGTTTTTAATTTTAATTGCGGCAGCTGGGCTGGGGCTTTATAGTCAGTCAATAGAAGCAAAGTATGAGGAGAAAGTGGTAGACCTTCGACAAAAACAACAGTATGCAGTTGAACTCGAAGATAGTTTAAATGATATGTTTTTTGAAGCTCGAGGGTATTTAGGATTCCGTTTAGAGGAACCTTTTTTAAGAAATTATGTTACTCAAAAAAATATGATTGCAAATAAGATCAAACAGCTTGAACCAGAGCTAGAAAGTAGAGGAGAAAAGGAATATATTTCAGACCTTCAAGGTGAATTGGTTAATTATTATAATCTTTTTGAAGACGCGAAAATACAGGTAGCTTCAGATAATACAGAAGGGTTGCAAAATCTTTCTCAAGATCAGGGCGGGAGTAATTTAGTCTATGATTTAAGAGCTCAAACGCGTGATCTCGTTTCTGATGTGGAGAGCGAAATCTATGCAACTGAGCAAGATTTGGTTGATCGCTTATCGAATTTACAGATGCTTTTCGTCTCATTTGTTATTTTCCTTCTATTAATTGCAACGATACTTGCTGGTATTATGGCTAGGCGTATTGGAAAACCACTTCAGGAATTGGCGTTAGCTTCTAGTCAAGTATCTTCAGGAGAAAATGTGGAAATGCCCCATGTGAGAAGATCAGATGAACTAGGGGAGCTTGCACGATCATTTAATTTAATGGTTAAAAATATCCAGCAAAATGAGAGGGCACTCATTACTTCGAACGATGCATTAGTCGAGCAGAGCGAAGAACTTAAAGGAAGTAAATTCACGCTTGAACAAAATGTAAAAGCGATGAATGTACAAAAAAAAGTGTTAGAGCATCGCAATGAATTAAATCGTTCGCTTGCGTCTACCTTAACGAAAAGTGAACTATTGCAAAGTATCATTACGAACATGATTCATATCCTTAACTCTGATAAGGGTATTATCGTTATGCTAAATCAAGGGAAAGACTATGCATCGCTAGGCGTTAGTCAAGAGAAAGTCCACGAGTGGATTGATCATTTAATAGACGGACCTGGCGTTAAAGCAATCGAGCAAAAGAAATTTCATACTGTTCAAAGACAGGCTTCAATTGGGGAAGCAGGTTATCATGGAGTAGAAGAAATTTCAAATGATATTTACATTCCAGTTCTTTCTGATAACGAACCAGTTGCTTTACTTTGTATTACGAGAATAGGTGGAGAATTTACGACTGATGAAGTAACGGAACTATCCGATTTGTCGCGTCAAATTTCGCTCGCTCTCGATAAGCTTCGATTATATGAAACGACTGAGAATGAGCGTCAAATCAATAGAGAGATCTTAAATACGATTCGTGAAGGGATTCAGCTCGTTGACAGAGAAGGAACAACTCGTGCTGTGAATGATCAAATGTGTACGATGTTGGATGCGTGCTTTCCTGATGGTGCGAATGAAAAACCGTTTACTGAGTGGAGTTCTAAGTTCCTTATGCAAGTCGATTTAAATGATCGGGATGCAGTGAATTCATATGTTCAAGATGTTATTGCAGGGGTTAAGCCTAAACAGAGTGAACTTATCTATCAAACGAATACGGAACCTTCCCTATTTATCCAAATGTACTACGAGCATTTATATACTGACGGTAAATTTATTGGTTCGATTTTCGTCCATCGGGATATAACCCGTGAACATGAAGTAGATGAAATGAAGAACGAATTTGTCAGTACGGTAAGTCATGAACTTCGTACACCCCTGTCGAGTGTCCTTGGTTTTACGGAGCTCATGCTATCCAAAGAGTTAAAACCTGATAAGCAGAAAAAATATTTAAATACGATCTATAAAGAAGCAAAGCGTTTAACATCTCTAATCAATGATTTTCTTGATATTCAGCGGATGGAAGCTGGTAAGCAAAACTATGATAAAACGCGAATTGATCTTAAAGAGATGATAGAAGAAGTACTCGATAGTTACCGTGATCATTCCAAGCTCCATTCTTTTACTATTGAAGATTTAGCGGATAAACATGAGATTATTGGTGATGGGGATAAAATTAAACAGGTGTTCAATAACTTTGTCAGCAATGCAGTTAAATATTCTCCAGAAGGCGGCACTATATTAACGAGATTTAGAGTAGAGAATGATGAGCTTTACGTGGATATTAGAGATGAAGGTCTTGGGATTCCACAGGATGCACTCTCCAAATTATTTACAAAGTTCTTTCGTGTTGATAATTCAGACCGACGCCAAATTGGTGGAACCGGACTAGGACTTGCCATATCAAAGGAGATCATGACTGCTCATAATGGCGACGTTCTCGTAACATCAGAATTGGGAAAAGGGAGTACGTTTACCCTTGTTTTCCCACTAGGAATCGAAAAGCAGTCGGTAGACTCTAAATCTGGAGAACTTCAAGATTCTGGCGTTTTGATTGTAGAGGATGATGAGAGTCTCGCTCTCTTATTGATGGAGGAAATTACCGGAAACGGGTTTGCTGTCCGTCATTGTAGAAGTGGTGAAGACGCGATTGAGCTCCTTGAGCAAATGACACCTGAGGGAATCGTCCTTGATATAATGTTAGATGGTCGTATGAGTGGTTGGGACGTGTTGAAAACAGTAAAAGAAACAGAGCGGACAAAAAATATACCGATCTTTGTTTCAACCGTGAGTGAAGAGAAGCAGCGTGGATTTGAACTAGGGGCAAAAGACTACCTTATTAAACCGTATCCTCCCAAAAACTTGACGAAATCGTTGATTAAATCTCTTGTGAACAAGAATAACAATGGAAAAATATTAGTACCTGATTATTCGATTGAAGATAAAGAAGAGGGCTTATCCGATTAA
- a CDS encoding ABC-F family ATP-binding cassette domain-containing protein: protein MSILTVKNLTHGFGDRAIFDDVSFRLLKGEHIGLVGANGEGKSTFMNIITGKLEPDEGSVEWSKNVRVGYLDQHTVLERGMTIRDALKGAFQYLFDYESEMNELFAKMGEASPEELEKLLEETGTMQDMLANNDFYVIDAKVEEIARGLGLDEIGLEKDVQDLSGGQRTKVLLAKLLLEKPDILLLDEPTNYLDEQHIVWLRRYLQEYENAFILISHDIPFLNSVINLIYHMENQELTRYVGDYDNFLSVYEVKKQQVEAAFKKQQQEISQLKDFVARNKARVATRNMAMSRQKKLDKMDVIEIAKEKPKPEFHFKQARASGKLIFETKDLVIGYDEPLSRPLNLSMERGQKIALMGANGIGKTTLLRSILGEIKPIEGSVELGDYLYTGYFEQEIKTRTSNTCIEEMWREFPHYSQAQIRAALSKCGLTTKHIESKVDVLSGGEKAKLRLCKLMNTESNLLVFDEPTNHLDVEAKAELKRALNEYKGSIILISHEPEFYQDIATDVWNCEDWTTKLV from the coding sequence ATGAGTATATTAACCGTGAAAAACCTTACGCACGGATTCGGTGACCGTGCCATCTTTGATGATGTATCTTTTCGTCTATTAAAAGGTGAACATATTGGATTAGTTGGAGCGAACGGCGAAGGTAAATCAACGTTCATGAATATTATTACAGGTAAGCTGGAACCTGATGAAGGTTCTGTAGAATGGTCTAAAAATGTGAGAGTCGGCTATCTTGATCAGCATACTGTTCTTGAGCGAGGCATGACAATTCGCGACGCACTGAAAGGTGCTTTTCAATATCTATTTGATTACGAATCAGAGATGAATGAACTGTTTGCGAAAATGGGGGAAGCTTCTCCAGAAGAACTAGAGAAGTTATTAGAAGAAACAGGAACGATGCAAGATATGCTTGCTAACAATGATTTCTACGTTATTGATGCAAAAGTAGAAGAAATTGCACGTGGGCTTGGACTTGATGAAATAGGCCTTGAAAAAGATGTTCAGGATTTAAGTGGTGGGCAACGAACAAAGGTCCTTCTTGCTAAACTACTTCTTGAAAAACCAGATATTCTTCTTCTCGATGAGCCAACGAACTACCTTGATGAGCAGCACATCGTCTGGCTCAGACGGTATCTCCAGGAATATGAGAATGCGTTTATCCTTATTTCACATGATATTCCTTTCTTAAACAGTGTCATCAACTTGATTTATCATATGGAAAATCAAGAATTAACAAGATATGTTGGTGACTATGATAACTTCTTGTCAGTATACGAAGTGAAGAAGCAACAAGTTGAAGCCGCATTTAAGAAACAGCAACAAGAAATCTCTCAGCTCAAGGACTTTGTTGCTCGTAACAAAGCACGCGTTGCCACACGTAATATGGCCATGTCCAGACAAAAAAAGCTTGATAAAATGGATGTTATCGAGATCGCAAAAGAAAAGCCAAAACCAGAATTTCATTTCAAACAAGCTCGTGCTTCTGGCAAGCTTATTTTTGAAACAAAGGATCTTGTGATTGGTTACGATGAGCCACTATCTCGTCCATTAAACCTTTCAATGGAAAGAGGTCAAAAAATAGCCCTCATGGGTGCAAATGGTATTGGTAAAACAACCCTGCTTCGCAGTATTCTTGGCGAAATCAAACCAATTGAAGGATCCGTTGAGCTTGGTGATTACCTTTATACTGGTTATTTCGAGCAAGAAATCAAAACAAGAACATCAAACACTTGTATTGAAGAAATGTGGCGAGAGTTCCCACACTACAGCCAGGCGCAAATTCGCGCTGCTTTATCGAAATGCGGTCTGACGACAAAACATATTGAGAGCAAGGTTGATGTTCTTAGTGGTGGTGAAAAAGCAAAGCTTAGACTTTGTAAATTAATGAATACAGAATCAAACTTATTAGTATTTGATGAGCCAACAAACCACCTTGATGTTGAAGCTAAAGCTGAACTAAAACGCGCATTAAATGAATACAAAGGAAGCATCATTTTGATCTCTCACGAACCTGAATTTTACCAGGACATTGCAACCGATGTCTGGAACTGTGAAGATTGGACAACAAAGTTAGTATAG